From the genome of Arvicola amphibius chromosome 9, mArvAmp1.2, whole genome shotgun sequence, one region includes:
- the Cpt1b gene encoding carnitine O-palmitoyltransferase 1, muscle isoform, producing MAEAHQAVAFQFTVTPDGVDFRLSREALRHIYQSGINSWKKRLIRIKNGILRGVYPGSPTSWLVVVMATVGSNYCEVDISMGLVHCIQRYLPDRYGPYGTPQTRDLLSMVIFSTGVWATGIFLFRQTLKLLLSYHGWMFEMHSKTSHATKIWAICVRLLSSRRPMLYSFQTSLPKLPVPSVPATIQRYLDSVRPLLDDEEYYRMETLAREFQDNTAPRLQKYLVLKSWWATNYVSDWWEEYVYLRGRSPIMVNSNYYAMDFVLIRNTNVQAARLGNVVHAMIMYRRKLDREQIKPVMALGMVPMCSYQMERMFNTTRIPGKETDVLQHLAESRHVAVYHKGRFFKVWLYEGSRLLKPRDLELQFQRILDDSSPPQPGEEKLAALTAGGRVEWAQARQTFFSSGKNRTSLDAIERAAFFIALDEESHSYNPDDESSLSLYGKALLHGNCYNRWFDKSFTLISFKNGTLGLNSEHSWADAPIIGHLWEFVLGTDTFHLGYTETGHCVGEPNTTLTPPQRLQWDIPEQCREAIENSYQVAKALADDVELFCFQFLPFGKGLIKKCRTSPDAFVQIALQLAHFRDKGKFCLTYEASMTRMFREGRTETVRSCTSESTAFVQAMMKGSHKKEDLQELFRKASEKHQNMYRLAMTGAGIDRHLFCLYIVSKYLGVTSPFLAEVLSEPWSLSTSQIPQYQIRMFDPNQYPNHLGAGGGFGPVADDGYGVSYMIAGENTMFFHVSSKFSSSETSAQRFGKHIHQALLDIADLFKVSKTES from the exons ATGGCGGAAGCACACCAGGCAGTAGCTTTCCAGTTCACTGTGACCCCAGATGGGGTCGACTTCCGGCTTAGTCGGGAGGCTCTGAGACACATCTATCAGTCTGGAATCAACTCCTGGAAGAAACGCCTTATTCGAATTAAG aatGGCATCCTTAGGGGTGTGTACCCTGGCAGCCCCACCAGCTGGCTTGTTGTTGTCATGGCAACAGTTGGTTCCAACTACTGCGAGGTGGACATCTCCATGGGGCTGGTGCATTGCATCCAGAGATACCTCCCTGACAG GTATGGCCCCTATGGGACCCCACAGACCCGGGACCTTCTCAGCATGGTCATCTTCTCCACCGGCGTCTGGGCGACAGGCATTTTCCTATTCCGGCAAACCCTGAAGCTGCTACTTTCCTACCACGGGTGGATGTTCGAGATGCACAGCAAGACCAGCCATGCCACCAAGATCTGGGCT ATCTGTGTTCGCCTTCTGTCCAGTCGACGGCCCATGCTCTATAGCTTCCAGACATCTCTGCCTAAGCTTCCCGTACCCAGTGTGCCAGCCACAATTCAGCGG TACCTGGATTCCGTGCGGCCCTTATTGGATGATGAAGAATATTACCGCATGGAGACACTGgccagagaattccaggacaacacTGCCCCCAGACTGCAGAAATACCTGGTTCTTAAGTCATGGTGGGCAACTAACTAT GTCAGCGACTGGTGGGAAGAGTACGTCTACCTCCGAGGCAGGAGCCCCATCATGGTGAACAGCAACTATTATGCCATG GATTTTGTGCTTATCAGGAACACGAATGTGCAAGCCGCTCGACTGGGAAACGTTGTGCATGCCATGATCATGTATCGCCGCAAGCTGGACCGTGAACAGATCAAACCT GTCATGGCACTGGGCATGGTACCCATGTGCTCCTACCAGATGGAGCGGATGTTCAACACTACTCGTATCCCAGGCAAGGAAACAG ATGTGCTACAGCACCTTGCAGAGAGCAGGCACGTGGCCGTCTATCACAAAGGCCGCTTCTTCAAGGTGTGGCTCTATGAGGGCTCTCGCCTGCTCAAGCCTCGAGACCTAGAGctacagttccagagaatcctgGATGACTCCTCCCCTCCTCAACCTGGGGAGGAGAAGCTGGCAGCCCTCACCGCAGGAGGAAG GGTAGAGTGGGCACAGGCACGTCAGACCTTCTTTAGCTCTGGCAAGAACAGGACTTCCCTGGATGCCATTGAGCGTGCTGCTTTCTTTATCGCCCTGGATGAAGAATCCCACAGTTACAACCCTGACGATGAGTCCAGTCTTAGCCTCTACGGCAAGGCCTTGTTGCATGGTAACTGCTACAACCG GTGGTTCGACAAATCTTTCACTCTTATTTCCTTCAAGAATGGCACGTTGGGCCTCAACTCAGAACACTCATGGGCAGATGCCCCCATCATTGGGCACCTCTGGGAG TTTGTCCTGGGCACTGATACCTTTCACCTGggttacacagagactggacactGTGTGGGGGAGCCGAACACGACACTGACACCCCCTCAGCGACTACAGTGGGACATTCCTGAGCAG TGCCGGGAAGCCATCGAGAATTCGTACCAGGTGGCCAAGGCATTGGCTGACGATGTGGAGTTATTCTGCTTCCAGTTCTTACCCTTTGGCAAAGGCCTCATCAAGAAGTGTCGGACCAGCCCTGACGCTTTTGTGCAGATTGCCCTGCAGCTGGCTCATTTCCGG GACAAAGGCAAGTTCTGCCTGACATACGAGGCCTCAATGACGAGAATGTTCCGAGAGGGACGGACTGAGACTGTGCGTTCCTGTACCAGTGAGTCCACAGCCTTTGTGCAGGCCATGATGAAGGGGTCCCATAAG AAAGAAGACCTCCAGGAGCTCTTCCGGAAAGCTTCTGAAAAGCACCAAAACATGTACCGCCTGGCCATGACAGGGGCTGGGATCGACAGGCACCTCTTCTGCCTTTACATCGTCTCCAAGTACTTGGGGGTTACCTCTCCTTTCCTGGCTGAG GTGCTGTCGGAACCCTGGAGCCTCTCCACCAGCCAGATTCCTCAGTACCAGATCCGCATGTTTGACCCAAATCAGTACCCCAATCATCTGGGTGCTGGAGGTGGCTTTGGCCCT GTGGCAGATGATGGTTATGGAGTTTCTTACATGATCGCAGGTGAAAATACTATGTTCTTCCATGTTTCCAGCAAGTTCTCAAGTTCCGAGACG AGTGCCCAGCGCTTTGGGAAACACATCCACCAAGCACTGTTGGACATCGCTGATCTTTTCAAAGTTTCCAAGACGGAGAGCTGA
- the Chkb gene encoding choline/ethanolamine kinase isoform X2: MLATEPPAQCGRGAPRGATTTVWGHPAGCRLVGIRECDVRHSCREVTRAPTLWSVSRGPPGTVPPSYWVQSRPLKTRELRDPVLSGAIATKMARFHGMEMPFTKEPHWLFGTMERYLKQIQDLPSTGLPQMNLLETYSLKDEMGNLRKLLDATPSPVVFCHNDIQEGNILLLSEPENDDSLMLVDFEYSSYNYRGFDIGNHFCEWVYDYTHEEWPFYKARPTDYPTRGQQLHFIRHYLAEVQKGQVRSEEEQKKLEEDLLIEVNRYALASHFFWGLWSILQASMSTIEFGYLEYAQSRFQFYFQQKEQLNSFHPSS, translated from the exons ATGCTCGCTACCGAACCACCTGCCCAGTGTGGGCGAGGAGCCCCGCGAGGTGCTACTACGACTGTATGGGGCCATCCTGCAG GGTGTAGACTCGTTGGTATTAGAGAGTGTGATGTTCGCCATTCTTGCAGAGAGGTCACTAGGGCCCCAACTTTATGGAGTGTTTCCAGAGGGCCGCCTGGAACAGTACCTCCCA GTTACTGGGTACAGAGCCGACCATTGAAAACTCGAGAGCTCCGGGACCCAGTGTTGTCAGGAGCCATTGCAACCAAGATGGCCCGTTTCCATGGTATGGAGATGCCCTTCACTAAGGAGCCCCACTGGTTGTTCGGGACCATGGAGCG GTACCTCAAGCAGATCCAGGACCTGCCTTCCACTGGCCTCCCCCAGATGAACCTGCTGGAGACGTACAGCCTGAAGGATGAGATGGGCAACCTCAG GAAGTTGCTAGATGCCACCCCATCACCAGTGGTCTTCTGCCACAATGACATCCAGGAAG GGAACATCCTGCTGCTCTCAGAGCCAGAAAATGATGACAGCCTCATGTTGGTTGACTTTGAGTACAGTAGTTATAACTACAG GGGCTTTGACATTGGGAATCATTTTTGTGAGTGGGTTTATGATTATACCCACGAGGAATGGCCTTTCTACAAAGCAAGGCCCACAGACTACCCCACTAGAGGACAGCAG CTCCATTTTATTCGCCATTATCTGGCAGAGGTCCAGAAAGGTCAGGTCCGCtctgaagaggagcagaagaaacTGGAAGAAGATTTGCTGATAGAAGTCAATCG GTATGCGCTGGCATCTCATTTTTTCTGGGGTCTGTGGTCCATCCTCCAAGCATCTATGTCCACCATAGAGTTTGGCTACTTG GAATATGCCCAGTCTCGCTTCCAGTTCTACTTCCAGCAGAAGGAGCAGCTGAACAGTTTCCACCCGTCATCTTGA
- the Chkb gene encoding choline/ethanolamine kinase isoform X1: MAADATGVAGGGAVGGYLTKDSLQDAKCPAAIPHRRRASSLSRDAQRRAYQWCREYLGGAWRRARPEELSVCPVSGGLSNLLFRCSLPNHLPSVGEEPREVLLRLYGAILQGVDSLVLESVMFAILAERSLGPQLYGVFPEGRLEQYLPSRPLKTRELRDPVLSGAIATKMARFHGMEMPFTKEPHWLFGTMERYLKQIQDLPSTGLPQMNLLETYSLKDEMGNLRKLLDATPSPVVFCHNDIQEGNILLLSEPENDDSLMLVDFEYSSYNYRGFDIGNHFCEWVYDYTHEEWPFYKARPTDYPTRGQQLHFIRHYLAEVQKGQVRSEEEQKKLEEDLLIEVNRYALASHFFWGLWSILQASMSTIEFGYLEYAQSRFQFYFQQKEQLNSFHPSS, translated from the exons ATGGCGGCGGACGCGACAGGTGTAGCCGGAGGAGGCGCTGTCGGCGGCTACCTGACCAAAGACAGTTTGCAGGATGCTAAGTGCCCAGCGGCCATCCCCCATCGGCGGCGCGCTTCATCGCTGTCTCGTGACGCGCAGCGCCGAGCCTATCAGTGGTGCCGGGAGTACCTGGGCGGGGCCTGGCGCCGAGCCCGGCCGGAGGAGCTGAGCGTTTGCCCCGTGAG CGGAGGCCTTAGCAACCTGCTCTTCCGATGCTCGCTACCGAACCACCTGCCCAGTGTGGGCGAGGAGCCCCGCGAGGTGCTACTACGACTGTATGGGGCCATCCTGCAG GGTGTAGACTCGTTGGTATTAGAGAGTGTGATGTTCGCCATTCTTGCAGAGAGGTCACTAGGGCCCCAACTTTATGGAGTGTTTCCAGAGGGCCGCCTGGAACAGTACCTCCCA AGCCGACCATTGAAAACTCGAGAGCTCCGGGACCCAGTGTTGTCAGGAGCCATTGCAACCAAGATGGCCCGTTTCCATGGTATGGAGATGCCCTTCACTAAGGAGCCCCACTGGTTGTTCGGGACCATGGAGCG GTACCTCAAGCAGATCCAGGACCTGCCTTCCACTGGCCTCCCCCAGATGAACCTGCTGGAGACGTACAGCCTGAAGGATGAGATGGGCAACCTCAG GAAGTTGCTAGATGCCACCCCATCACCAGTGGTCTTCTGCCACAATGACATCCAGGAAG GGAACATCCTGCTGCTCTCAGAGCCAGAAAATGATGACAGCCTCATGTTGGTTGACTTTGAGTACAGTAGTTATAACTACAG GGGCTTTGACATTGGGAATCATTTTTGTGAGTGGGTTTATGATTATACCCACGAGGAATGGCCTTTCTACAAAGCAAGGCCCACAGACTACCCCACTAGAGGACAGCAG CTCCATTTTATTCGCCATTATCTGGCAGAGGTCCAGAAAGGTCAGGTCCGCtctgaagaggagcagaagaaacTGGAAGAAGATTTGCTGATAGAAGTCAATCG GTATGCGCTGGCATCTCATTTTTTCTGGGGTCTGTGGTCCATCCTCCAAGCATCTATGTCCACCATAGAGTTTGGCTACTTG GAATATGCCCAGTCTCGCTTCCAGTTCTACTTCCAGCAGAAGGAGCAGCTGAACAGTTTCCACCCGTCATCTTGA